The genomic interval TGAAAGGCCCTCTGTCGACTTACGGCAGTCGTTTCAGCTTCCTTTTTTTGTTCGCTTTTTCACATCGCAGGATTTATGACTTGTTGCAACTGTTTGCTAAATTCGCGTAACCACGCTTCGCTTCCTTGAACACCCGGCATGTGTGCCTGACACCATGCCCCGACTTCCTGGTTGCGACGGATACCTCTGCCAATGCGACCTCGCTTCTTTCCCTTGTCCGGTTGCTTTATTTGGGGCTGTTCCTTACGCTCAACCTGCTCCACCATCCACCGGCAGACTTCGTCCCATTCACCATTTCGCACTGCGGCTTTCACTTGCACCAGATGGTGTGCGCCTTGTACACTCCATGCCATGCCTCGCTTTTTCATGCGATCTGCTACCAGGTTGTCGTTTGCATTCTCTACATTCCCAAGGCCTCGTGCAATTTCCGGTAATTGTGTCGCACTTGCCCGGTAATCCATGAGACTTTCCCAGTTTTGCTCTATCGTCTTTTTCAACCGCCTAATCTCTTTTTTCTTCTCGATGTGCTTGCGCTCCTGAACGTTCATCAACGCCTCGAACCCTTGTCGATCATCGGTTTCAATCATCGCCCGAATGGTGTCCACCATCGCTTGTTGGCCAAATCCGAATACGCGTTTTATCCACCGTTGGAAATGAAACGTGTCTATCTGATGCAAGG from Microaerobacter geothermalis carries:
- a CDS encoding ISLre2 family transposase — encoded protein: MATQNSYRESAKMLSQIGIHMSHQRIHRAVEAIGEAIEKRRNSDSAEEGTRKADIVVVESDGVHVPLQGADRKKAKSLEIKVGCVYEGWEAAEPKGSRYRLKHQKILATTGTAEAYWERVDQYLVTTYDLEIVGVIVFGSDGAAWGKYGAELYANALHQIDTFHFQRWIKRVFGFGQQAMVDTIRAMIETDDRQGFEALMNVQERKHIEKKKEIRRLKKTIEQNWESLMDYRASATQLPEIARGLGNVENANDNLVADRMKKRGMAWSVQGAHHLVQVKAAVRNGEWDEVCRWMVEQVERKEQPQIKQPDKGKKRGRIGRGIRRNQEVGAWCQAHMPGVQGSEAWLREFSKQLQQVINPAM